The Colwellia sp. M166 genome segment TAAAGCTTCAGCTAAGCCTTGAACAACACCGGCAATACAAATTTGGTTCATCATTTTAGCTAATTGTCCACTACCGGCCGGGCCAAGTAATTTGCTAAATTTTGCATAGGGTTGCATTGCGCTTTCAGCAAGGGCGTATATATTTTTTTCACCGCCCACCATAATGGTTAACTGGCCATTAACGGCACCGGCTTCGCCGCCTGAAACAGGAGCATCGAGAAAAGCTAAATCAATAGCCGCCGCTTTTTGCGCTAGTTCACGGGCAACACTTGCTGATGCCGTTGTATGATCAACCAAAATAGCTTTTGCTTTCATGCCTGCAAATGCACCATTTGGTCCTAATACAACTTGACGTAGGTCGTCGTCATTACCGACACAGACAAAAACAATGTCGCTATCTTTTACTGCTTTGGCCGGAGTACTCGCCATAGCACCGCCATATTGTTTAACCCAATTTTCAGCTTTATTTTGGCTGCGATTATATACGGTGACTTGATAGCCAGCATTCTGTAAATGACCCGCCATTGGAAAGCCCATAACACCTAAGCCAATAAAAGATACTTTGTTCATATTGTTCAATCTACTACAGTTTATGTTGTTAATATTTATAGCATATATTCAATCACTTTTGCTCAAATATAGTCGCTTGTGGCAGATAAATTTTATTCGTGACTTAAGGTGTAATAAACCTTAGTAAGGTTGAAATGTTTTGGGATATTAAGTTACTTGTAGCTATGCCTAACTATGTCTAGTAATGAATTACGACAAGTAACTAGGCATATTATTTTACTGAAGTAGGGTGGATAATAAGTGTTTTCAGTGATGAGAGGTACAGTGTTGAGTACCTCCCATATCAGCAATCGTCTGTTGAGGTTATTTATTGATATATTCAAATAATGCTTTCAACAATTGCATTTTTTCGGTGTTGTTCTCATATTCAAATGCCAAGTTCTCTAACTTCATCATGAACTCATCTGCGCTCAATAAGCCTTTACTACCATGTTGAATACGATTTTGACAATGTGCTTGCCATTTTTTTTGCTCACTATCGGTTAAGGTTAATGGGAAATTTCGTGCCCGATAACTAAACAATAGCGTACTTAAACGCTCATCTTGAAACTGAAAAGGGTGTGTGCCTAATTGCTCTGGTGGTAGCTGGTGTAATATATCCATTTGTGCTTTATCGCTATGAGAGAAAAACTTGCCACCATAGAGCGCAAACTCTGCTTCAACGGGTTCATCACCAAAGTCACTCTCAGCAAACACATCGGTTAACTTATCTCTAAGCTCTGCATGTTGTTTTAAGCGTTTTAAGTTATTTAAACAAAGCTCACGCGGGATCGCTAAGCGTTCAGCGTTTTCAGGTAACAATGTTTTTGCCGGCGCAACCACAGGGCATTTGTTCAAGTGAATTAACTTAACCGGGATCGGTAACTCGTCTGCTGCTAAGTCGTCATAACGGGTATATAAACGTGCTTTGATTTCTTCGCTCGATAACTCAAATAACGGCGTAGGATCACGTGCCAAATCAACCGTAATAACCGCATTTTTGTTTATTGGATGATAACAAACCGGCGCAAACCAACTTGTGCAACCATGCGCAGAAGACACTTTACTTGAGGTATGAACAATCGGTGTCATATTATAAACATCAATTAATTCAGCTACTTGTTTTTTGTTTTTTAAGTTGAAAATAAAGTCATATAGCTTAGGTTGCTTTTCTTTTATCAACTTTGCCATTGCGATGGTGGCGTAAACATCACTCATTGCATCATGGGCAGCTTCATGGCTAATACCATTAGCCTTTGTTAGCAACTCTAAACGAAAACTTACCACTTGTTCGCCATCGCGTTCAACCGTTGGCCACTCAATACCTTCTGGTCGCAAGGCATAGCAAGCCCTGACCATATCGATAATATCCCAACGGCTGTTACCATTTTGCCATTCACGTGCATACGGGTCGTAAAAATTGCGATGAAATAAGTAACGTGTCACTTCATCGTCAAAGCGAATACTGTTATAACCGGCAACACAAGTGTCAGGTTGAGAAAATAAACCATGAATACGATCAGCAAATTCTGCCTCTGTTAACCCCTCGCGTAATGCTTTTTGTGGTGTAATGCCTGTGACTAAACAGGCCTCGGGTTGCGGCAGATAATCTTGTGGCGGCTGACAATAAAACATCTCAGGCTCACCAATAATATTTAAATCAAGATCGGTTCTAATACCGGCAAACTGTGATGGCTTGTCAAATTTTGGCGATATACCCCATGTCTCATAATCGTGCCACAAAATACTAGGTTGTCCGTTGGTGTTCACTGGTGTTTTATTATTCATGATTTTTATTGATTAACATCCATGGAATAGATCTATGCTAATCGCGGACTTTACCAGATAACGTATTAATAATCCAAGGCAAGCAAAAAACATTAAATAGGTCAGATACGACAGTGGTGGCGAAAATAGCCATGGGTATTTTCTGGCGATGTAATTATCGGTAATACTTCCCTATGAAGGATATAGAGTAAAAGTTGTCATGACTTCTATTTTACGTTATCAGGGGGACTTGATAAGTTGTTCTGCAGATAAGCTTCTTCATTAGTGCTGGCTCTACAAAAGGAAAAGCAGTTTGGCAATACCGCTTTAAATTCAATAAAATGACCATAGGATAATAATAGGGCATTACCCTAAGGTCTCAATTAAAGGTGTAATAGATAAGCTTGTTGAGTTGAAAGCTTAAATATATTTACTCGTCTAACCTTCTCCGTTGTCGTTACCATTGTCTTCTGTTTGTTCATCATCGTCGTCATCCATAATATCTGGAGTAACGGCATCGACAACGTCGATAGCTCCACCAATAGCTGTTGTAGTGACACCTACCGCGGTAGATACAACAGTAACCGCAATGCAGCCAGATAAGCTAAAAACAACGTATAGCAACAAAAAGCCTTGTGCAATTTTATTCAAAGTAAAGTTTCCAAATAAATAAGTATTTAATTACGCAGAATACGCTAATTTAATGCTGAATCAATCGTTGTTTTAGTGCCATACTCCAAACCTTGATTAAATTTTTGCTACCAGCATTAACCGTTGTTTCTTTAGGGTTTTTAGCCACACTGCCTTTTACCGGCTTAGACACGCTTTGGCAAACCGGTACCGGAAGCATGTTAGTCATGTGGCTTCAGGCGTTAACGCTATTTTTTGTCAATACGGTTTATCAAGATGCTTCACATGAACGTCCTTACCATCATATTTTGCACCGATTAATTTTTATTGGTGTTGCGGTACTACCTATTTATAGCCTTATTTCATTGTATGGAAATTGGCTTCGTATTGACCAGTATGGCTTAACGGTTGACCGTTGTTGGGCTGTGCTTATTTGTGTTTTACTGGCGTCGGGTATTTAGTGGGCATTATTAAGCAACGAGATGCTTGGTTAGAGATACTCAGTACAGTGAATATATCTATGGGAATTGTCGTGCTGGTATTTATGCTACTGGTTAACTCACCACTGCTCAATTTTCAAAGCATTGCTGCAGCTAGTCAATGATCAAGGTTGCATGATGGCAAAATATCTTATGATAAGTTTGATTATCAATATTTTGATCACTCATTAGGTCGACAAGGCAATTTGGCGTTACAAGAGCTAAAAACAGAGTTGATAGTTTCCGCACCTGAAAAAGCCGTGATGATCGATAGAATGTTTATTAATCATGAAAACATAGCCGAAGATGATTTAACGCTGAATATTTCAATAAGTTAGTGACTTATTGGCCTAATAAAAGTGATTTTCCAGAGGCGTTAATTCAGGAGGTTTATGGTGATAAACTTAAAAATGAATGGGCTACTTATCGAGGTAATAACTATTACTTTATCGGCCAAGATTTAAATGCTGATAGTGAATTAGACTATATTGTTATTGAAGAAAATAATTATTCTACTTCCGCTACTCTTTGGTTTTTAGAGGACAATCAGTGGCAGCCACAATATATGCAAACGAGCAACCCAAACGATAGTAAGTTTATAAAAGACTTTCTATTAAATAATGATGTTGAAGTAAGTCAGCCTAGATGGCAGAACTTAAAAATAGGTGACTTAATTTTTAGATCGGCGTTAGATTAAAATCAAAGCTGTCATTATGTAGCAAAGGCATTATCTACGTTAGATAATGCCTTTGTTAGCTGTTTCTTTGTTGCTAGTTTTTTGTCGCTGTTTCGCTCAATGTCAGTACTGAGAATGATACGCTAGTATAATCGCCGTTTGCTTTGTCTATTGCCCAATCACCCGTACCGGCACAGCCCGCATACCAAATGCCATCAGCATCTTTGGTTGAGCATTGGTTATAAGCTCCGGCTTTAAAATAGAGCCAATCACCGCTGTAACCTGCGCTGTTATCCTTTTCATCTAGCTTGCCATAAGCATCGATATTATTTGAAAGATCAATATCATAGCTAACAGTGTTTTTATCTTTTTGAGTAAATGTTAGTTTCATGAGATTGCCAACAACGTTTATCGTGTAGCTAAATTCTTCACCTAGCGCGATACCTGAATTTTTTGGATCATTTGGGTTTTCCCAAGTGTTACCCCAAATAGGGTAAGCGATGTCAGTTCTATCGGGGTTATCTTTAGCTAGGTTGCGTTCATAGGTCCAAAACACAGACCCTGTATTGTGATTTGGCCATTTTTTGTAATAAATTTTTATCGGTTCATTGCCCCAGCCAAAACCCTTGCCTTGTGCAATAACTTCTTTATCTTTTCCGGCATGAATTTGTCCAACTACCACAGAATAAGCCGGTTTTTTCGGATGTTTGGCGCTTTTAGCAACATGGTTTACTTTTAAGGTTGCGTCTAATCTGCCACCTATTTGATTAAAGTAAGCCGCATCTGGATGTGCAGCAATAGCAAAATTGTTGCCGTATGATTTAGTACCAATTGAGGTGTCTAATCCACGGATCATTTGTCTTAATTCGCTACGGGTGTTAGATGATGCCTGTGTTGTTACCGCTTTATTCGGTGAGGTGAATACAATCTCACCATTGGCATCAATATAGAAAAAATCAGGGTTTTGATAACTTTGTAATGCCTTAGTGTCGATATCATCAGCCTTACCATTGTTATCTCGGTCTAACGGAATAGTGATTTTCCAATGCGAGAGATCAAATTTTCCAGCAGGAACATTAGATGTACTCGCACAGCCGGTTATCAGCAAAGCAAGGGAAAGGGTAGATACAGCTTTAAACATAAAGCACTCCTGTATATTAATTTTATTTATCGTTGTTATTTATCGTGTTTAGTTATTAACAGCTTTAGGCAATTAGCGTTAAATTAAACGTTATCGTTTATGAAAAAATAGCGCCATTAAAGCGCTATTTTTATTCTCAACTTAATAACTAAATGCTATTTTGCTTTTTTAGCAACAACCGCTTCAGCAGTCGCTGAATTATAAGGTGATGATGCATTATCATCATCTAACGAGTCGCCTTCAGCATAACCTTCAAAGTTATCTTCAAATTGTATTGTTGTACCCTCTATATCAGAAAATAATTTAAATTCGTCAAGATAATACGCAGCATCGTCAGAAACTGAGCCATCATCACCTAACTTAAAGATAACGGTTTGAACGCCAGTAGCCACATCGCTCAATGATTCAGACACAGAAGCAAATGGTGAGGTAGTTACACTAGTGCCGTCGATAGTAAGCGTTAACATTGGTGCAACGGTTGCTGAAGCGTTAGTTGCATCCCAGGTTAATTCAATATCAGTCCATTTGTCAGCAGTAAATGGAATGGTGATATCAACACCTTCATTGTTGCGTATAACAAAGCCGCTGTTTTGAATGCGTAAATCGATCAGCGCATTATTGGTGCTGGTTGAAGAGCCAAATAAACCAATGTAAGCATCTTTCACAATCGCGGCTTCTTTTAGGAACGACACAGTTAATTTACCGGCAGCGATAATATCACTTGAAGATAGCTTGTAACGTAACTCACCGGCATCATCTGTCATATTGTCGGTAATTCTTGCCGTAAGATTATCAGGGTTGCCGTTGCCGCCGCTAAGTAATTCAACAAACGCTTCAGCAGTCGATGAATTGTATGGAGAAGCTGGGTTATCAGTATCTAATGACGCGCCATCATCATAACTTTCAAAGTCGTCTTCAAATTGTACGGTAGTTCCGGCAATATCTGCATAAAGTTTGAAGTTATCAAGGTAGTAAGCGGCATCGCCAGAAACAGAGCCATCATCACCTAACTTAAAGATAACGGTTTGAACGCCAGTAGCCACATCGCTCAATGATTCAGACACAGAAGCAAATGGTGAGGTAGTTACACTAGTGCCGTCGATAGTCAGGGTTAACATTGGTGCAACGGTTGCAGAAGCGTTAGTTGCATCCCAGGTTAATTCAATATCAGTCCATTTGTCAGCAGTAAATGGAATGGTGATATCAACACCTTCATTGTTGCGTATAACAAAGCCGCTGTTTTGAATGCGTAAATCGATCAGCGCATTATTGGTGCTGGTTGAAGAGCCAAATAAACCAATGTAAGCATCTTTCACAATCGCGGCTTCTTTTAGGAACGACACAGTTAATTTACCGGCAGCGATAATATCACTTGAAGATAACTTGTAACGTAACTCACCGGCATCATCTGTCATGTTATCAGTAAGTCTTGCCACTTTTGTTGGTGCTACATCTTCGGCGCCGCTAATGGTATAAACAACTTCTGCCGCAGTACCATCAACAGAGCTAATGGCTACCGTATCTGTGACAATATCATTGGCATTAACCAATGAAGCCACTGTTGTGTTAGCAGTATCAAGCGTATAAGTCCATTCGCCTGTAGCTAACACAGAAAATGTCCCGAAGGTTGTGGTTAAGTTAGCTTGAGCTTCCATTGCGTTTTCATTGGCGTCATCATCACTAACGACGACTGTGCCGGTAATCGCACCGCTAACATTGTTAGCAATTGCTGCTGTTAAATCACCTGAAAATGTTGCTGGCGTATTCGCCGAAGCAGGAGCAATAACGCCAGTCGCTGCAGAAGTAAGCGTTTCTGTATAACCGTCAAGATCGCTATAAGCAGCAGTAACAACGACGGTTTTTCCTATTTCATCATCGGTCAGCGCAAAGATAGACTCTGTTGCATCAACAATAGCAACATCATCTGCAAGCCAACTATATACTACGCTTTCAGGGTCAAAATCATTGTCATCTAATACGGTCGCAGTCAGTAGCTTACCTGACTCTAAAGTACCTGATATTTCTATAGCGCCAATAAAGTTGATTAACACATCGGCTGTAGGGTTAGAGGTAATTACTTCACTATAGTTATCGTTATCTGTGTATGAAACGGTAACTTTTATATTTGTGCCGGCTTGAGTGTCAGTTAATAACAAAGAGCTCGATGTTGCGCTAGCAATTGCTACGTCGTCTGCCATCCAAGTATAAGAAACGGCTGATGCATCTAAGCCATTTGCATCGGTTAACGTTGTTGTGAGTGTTTCACCAACTTTAGCTTCCCCTGATAGCGAAAGTTGACCAAACGAGTTACCTATTTTGTCAGGCAATGTATCGGTATTACAACCAACCATTGCTAATGCAATGGTTGATATAGCAATCGTTTTATTCATTAACTTTTTCATTATTATAATCCTACTATTTTTTTGGTAAAAAAATTTCGCTGCTATTTGGTTTAATCTTAATACTAATTTGTATTGCCACTTTGTCAACCAATATGTGAGGATTGCGGTTGGGTTTATCAGTTTTTAGCGAGTGACTAATGATGAAAAGGAGGATTTTTTACGTGTTTTATCACTTAAATACCCTTGATCTGTATTGAATCCATACTTGCTCTGGCTAGGGCTAGCCATTTGTTTTTGTATTTTTTATCGGTAGTGGTAAATGAAATAAAGGTTAATTTTCCGTCTACGGGTAATGCGTAAGTAAGATTGAATTGGTATTTACCAATAGCTTTGATCTCGTACTCGAATACAGCAACTTTAGTTCCTAGTCGGTTATATACTTTGTCTTTTTTCCAACGGGCTTTGTCATTAGATTTACGCAAGATATTAGATAGCGATTTATGAATTTTATTCATACTTTTCTTATCTGCTGGCGTGGAATACTGCGTAAAAGTAAAGCTGACCGATTTATCTTTATCGCTAAATGCAAAAGCGGGAGGATTTTTTTGTTTGCCATAACGCTTGTCTAAAGCGGAGTCAGATAAGGCCTTAAACTCTGTTGACAACTCTATGATCAGATGGTCGTTGAAAAAGCGCTCAGTGTTAGTTTCTGCAGCCATGCTGGTAAAGCTGAGCAAAAAAAATAGCAAATATAAATTCTTCATGGTTAATCTCTTATCTTATTGTTTTAGTTTGAATAACCGCTATGGCTATTATCGATTCGATAGAACGTCGCTCGGACAAAATCATGGGCATCGCCGGAATTATTTTGATTATAAACCCCAGCTTTAAAATACATATATTGGTTGCCTTGGTCATAGCCGCTTGTCGTCATATCTACGACTTGTTCAAACGCTTTGCCATCAGCTTTGACAACTTTTACAGTAAGCGTATGGCCAGAAACCGTTATTGAATAACTAAATTTTTCATCTAGCGGGATACCATCAACGGGGTTACTTGCGGTATTAGTGCGACTGCCTATGATGTCGTAATAGCTATCGTCACCGCCAAGGGTTTCATGCGCGAGATAAATGCCGCCGTTTGAATTGCCTGGCAATTTTCGATAATAAAGTCGGGCAGGCTCATCATCATTAGCATGAATTTGACCAATAATAACGCGACCTATTTGATAGGCTTCGCCGGTGATTGTTACGTTATTGACTGCTAGTTCAGCATTGAGTTCGCCGTCAATACCGCCGGCATTGTCTTGGTCTGCTTGTGGTGCAGTAGAAAATACCCAGTTATTTTTATTAACCCCTTGGGTTTGCTGACTTGTGTCGCCCCTGCGTAACATTTCTCGTAACTCTGAGCGTACATAGTTAGTATTAGTTGAGGTGCGATAGCCTGAAACTGAGGTGGTAAATACCACGCCGCCATCTTTTGACAAAGTAAAAAAGCGCGGATCAGCATAACCACCAACGAGCGCGGTTTCCTTAATACTGTCTGATTTGCCATTGTTGTCTTCATCGGTTGGCACACTTAAGTACCAATCAATTAATTCGATGTTATGACTGACATCTTCTTGACAACCAAAGGCTTCAATTTCCAAAATACTACTTGGCTGAGAAACGTCGTTACCAGCGAGATCTATGCGTAAATACAGCGCCGTTTCTGTGTTTAACTGGTCTAAGTTAATTACCCCAGGGAACAGTGAATTCTTTTCGCTTTGGGTTTTGCTATTAAGTAATTGCCAATTTTTTTGGTCTTTAGAGCCGTAAATATTGAATAAATGCACATAGTCTAGGTTTTTCCAAGTAATAATCAGCTGTTTGAGCAGGGCTGGCTCTGAAAGCGTTAGTAATAACTTGCTATCGGTTGTGTCGGCCTGCCAGTTGGAAACCTTGGTTTTATTGCTATCGAATAAAGTTGGTAGCTCGGCATCAGTCGATACATCATTTATAGCTGAAATTTGTAGTGGATAACTCACACCACAGCTGATGTCATCGATAACAGTGGGCGTGGTAACTGGATCAATAACTTGCTTTGGGACAGTTGTTGTTACGGTATTGTTACTTGGGCTACCCCCACAGCTAACTATGCCAAATAAGCTAAATAAGGTAACGAAAGTAAAAAAAGTCTTATGTATTTGCATAATTGTCCTAACGGCTAAGATGAATTGAATCGCACAAACTTGTGTATCTAATGTGGGCTGACGGTATATTTTAAGTAGTGTTTTTTGTCAGGCTTTTATTCGAGTAAGTTTGTTATTAATAGAATATATCCCGCGAAAAAATGGCCTAACTAAGGTTTTACACTATGTAGTGTGTTTTGGTCAACCAAAAATTAGTTTTGGTAATCTTGTGTATGATGCTTAAGCTTGTGGTAATTGTTTTCTTACCTTGCCGTTACTATAATTATCTCTGTTTATGTCTATTTTATTCTACTACACTTAAAAAATAATCGTTAAACTCCACATTAATAATAACTGCAATATTATAGATTAATGTTAATTGGTTATGTTAATTGTATTTATTGGTAAGTTATGTTTTGGTGGTTTTTAATGTTTTGTATTACCAGATTGGTTGACAATTGTGATTTATATTGTTTGAATAAAGCACAACGAGTATAAAAACTATAATGAATCGGAAATATCAATGGCTACTTTCAATAAGTTAAATAAAATTAGCAGAGTTGTGCGTAAGCAGGCTAGCTATCCTAGACAATTTTTGTGTGCATCTACATTACTCTCCTTACTTGCTTTTCCAGCCACGGCTGCAGAAGAAGAAACAGAAAAGAAAGTGGAAGCTGACATTGAAGTAATTGAAGTCAGTGGGGGCTTACGACGTACTATGACTCGTTCATTGAACGAGAAAAAGCACAGTACGGCAATTGTTGATGCAGTAGCCGCAGCAGACTTTGGCGATTTACCTGGTTTATCATTGTCTGATGTTATTGAGAATATTTCTGGTGCATCTGGTCACCGTCTAAAAGGCAGCCAAAACGAAATATCAATTCGTGGTTTAGGCTCTTATTGGGGTTACTCAACCTTTAACGGCCGAACGATCACCAATGCCGGCGCTGGTCGTGCGGTTAACTTCAAAAAATTCCCATCTGAGCTTGTCGACAAAGTCGTCATTTATAAATCTCAACAAGCTGATTTAGTTGAAGGTGGCACCTCAGGTACTATCGATGTTAATTCTCTGCGCGCTGTTGACTATGGTGAAGCGCAAACAACGGTTCAAGCAACAGGCATATACAATTCGTATTATGACGATGTTGAAGGCGGCAGCTCGCCTTGGGGCAAAAAGCTTATTGTCTCGACTGTGCAGCAATGGGAAACCGATAACCTAGGCGATATGGGGTTTACTTTCGGACTTAGCCATTCTGATTCTTCAAATCCAGAAGAAAACTACGGTGGTAATTCACAAATGGCGGTCTGTGCGCTTCGTGCTGCTGATGGTTCAAACTTAGTAGGCGGTAGTAATTGTGCTACTGGGCAGCAAGGTGTCAGCTCAGGTCGCGTTGGTCGTGAACCTGAGTTGGGCATAGATACCGACTTAGCCGATTTTGACCCAAGTAGCATTTTTTATGTACCGAATGACGCTTACTGGCGCACAGGTGAAGATGAAGATGTGCGTACCGGTGCAGTATTTACTTTTCAGTGGGTACCTCGCGACGACTTAGAAATTAATTTTGACTATGAATACTCTGATTTAGAGTACACTGAAAAACGTATGGAATTAGCCTTAGATTCTCGCATCGATGATCTCGCTGATCACATTATTGCTGACGATCACACCTTACTTTATTCAACGGGTGAAGCAAGACCAACGTTGCAGGGCGAAAACCGTAATCAGGTTGATGAATATCGCGGTGGCGGTATCGAAATAGAATATGCACCAACTGAAGATTTAACCCTTGCGCTTGATTTATCATACTCTGAATCCTATCGATACCGCTTACGCCAACGAACTAAATTTCGTTCAACAGAGCGTTATAACTATGCGCTAGATTTTCGTGGCCGTAATGTACCAACGTTAACATGGCTAGATAACAATCGTTTAGGACCTGGTGATGACGGGTTTGCCGCTTCAGAAGTATTTGACGCAAGTGACATGAATAATTTTGTTAATGATGATCATGCTTACGTAGAATATCGACGTGCACATGATAATCGTAACGATGATATTTTTGCTATCAATTTAGATGGCGAATATCAACTCGACAATGATTACTTTTCAAGTGTCAAAGTCGGTGTTCGATACTCGAAAGAGCATCTACTTGATTTTGTCACTAATGATGTCTCGTTAGTGATTGCCGATGGTTCACAAAAATACGGCGCTAGTGACAACGAAGATAATAATTGGGATGAACTAAACCCAGAAGCCAACTCAGAACTCATTAATGGCATTATCAATGGTTGCCAAAATGACCATTCAAATAATATTCAATTTACTGAAGAGCCTGGCAGTGGCGGTGATGCAACGCGCTATGCTACTTATGATCATAAATGTTTTATTGGTCAAGTTTTGGGGCAATTACCCGGTGCAACGAGCACAGCTTTTTATGATATAGGTGAACGTGAAGATGGCCGTGATGGTGCTGACCGTGACGTAACTGAAACCATCACAGCTGCCTATGTTATGGGTAACTTTGATACTGAAATCAGTGGTATACCGGTATACGGTAACGTTGGTGTTCGTGTGGTAAAAACAGAAACGGAATCTCAAGGTTGGGGTGACAAAGTTTATATCACCACCGATGAAGAAACGGGTACTTACAGTGCACAAATTAACCCAACGGGTGATATTGAACGCGT includes the following:
- a CDS encoding NAD(P)-dependent oxidoreductase; amino-acid sequence: MNKVSFIGLGVMGFPMAGHLQNAGYQVTVYNRSQNKAENWVKQYGGAMASTPAKAVKDSDIVFVCVGNDDDLRQVVLGPNGAFAGMKAKAILVDHTTASASVARELAQKAAAIDLAFLDAPVSGGEAGAVNGQLTIMVGGEKNIYALAESAMQPYAKFSKLLGPAGSGQLAKMMNQICIAGVVQGLAEALHFGKNAGLDCEQVVEVISQGAAGSWQMDNRHKTMIKGEYDFGFAVDWMRKDLDIALSEAKNNGSTLPLTALVDQFYADVQKNGGSRWDTSSLLTRL
- the sbcB gene encoding exodeoxyribonuclease I yields the protein MNNKTPVNTNGQPSILWHDYETWGISPKFDKPSQFAGIRTDLDLNIIGEPEMFYCQPPQDYLPQPEACLVTGITPQKALREGLTEAEFADRIHGLFSQPDTCVAGYNSIRFDDEVTRYLFHRNFYDPYAREWQNGNSRWDIIDMVRACYALRPEGIEWPTVERDGEQVVSFRLELLTKANGISHEAAHDAMSDVYATIAMAKLIKEKQPKLYDFIFNLKNKKQVAELIDVYNMTPIVHTSSKVSSAHGCTSWFAPVCYHPINKNAVITVDLARDPTPLFELSSEEIKARLYTRYDDLAADELPIPVKLIHLNKCPVVAPAKTLLPENAERLAIPRELCLNNLKRLKQHAELRDKLTDVFAESDFGDEPVEAEFALYGGKFFSHSDKAQMDILHQLPPEQLGTHPFQFQDERLSTLLFSYRARNFPLTLTDSEQKKWQAHCQNRIQHGSKGLLSADEFMMKLENLAFEYENNTEKMQLLKALFEYINK
- a CDS encoding NF038104 family lipoprotein, with the translated sequence MNKIAQGFLLLYVVFSLSGCIAVTVVSTAVGVTTTAIGGAIDVVDAVTPDIMDDDDDEQTEDNGNDNGEG
- a CDS encoding DUF4153 domain-containing protein — protein: MIKFLLPALTVVSLGFLATLPFTGLDTLWQTGTGSMLVMWLQALTLFFVNTVYQDASHERPYHHILHRLIFIGVAVLPIYSLISLYGNWLRIDQYGLTVDRCWAVLICVLLASGI
- a CDS encoding polysaccharide lyase family 7 protein, whose translation is MFKAVSTLSLALLITGCASTSNVPAGKFDLSHWKITIPLDRDNNGKADDIDTKALQSYQNPDFFYIDANGEIVFTSPNKAVTTQASSNTRSELRQMIRGLDTSIGTKSYGNNFAIAAHPDAAYFNQIGGRLDATLKVNHVAKSAKHPKKPAYSVVVGQIHAGKDKEVIAQGKGFGWGNEPIKIYYKKWPNHNTGSVFWTYERNLAKDNPDRTDIAYPIWGNTWENPNDPKNSGIALGEEFSYTINVVGNLMKLTFTQKDKNTVSYDIDLSNNIDAYGKLDEKDNSAGYSGDWLYFKAGAYNQCSTKDADGIWYAGCAGTGDWAIDKANGDYTSVSFSVLTLSETATKN
- a CDS encoding VCBS domain-containing protein, encoding MKKLMNKTIAISTIALAMVGCNTDTLPDKIGNSFGQLSLSGEAKVGETLTTTLTDANGLDASAVSYTWMADDVAIASATSSSLLLTDTQAGTNIKVTVSYTDNDNYSEVITSNPTADVLINFIGAIEISGTLESGKLLTATVLDDNDFDPESVVYSWLADDVAIVDATESIFALTDDEIGKTVVVTAAYSDLDGYTETLTSAATGVIAPASANTPATFSGDLTAAIANNVSGAITGTVVVSDDDANENAMEAQANLTTTFGTFSVLATGEWTYTLDTANTTVASLVNANDIVTDTVAISSVDGTAAEVVYTISGAEDVAPTKVARLTDNMTDDAGELRYKLSSSDIIAAGKLTVSFLKEAAIVKDAYIGLFGSSTSTNNALIDLRIQNSGFVIRNNEGVDITIPFTADKWTDIELTWDATNASATVAPMLTLTIDGTSVTTSPFASVSESLSDVATGVQTVIFKLGDDGSVSGDAAYYLDNFKLYADIAGTTVQFEDDFESYDDGASLDTDNPASPYNSSTAEAFVELLSGGNGNPDNLTARITDNMTDDAGELRYKLSSSDIIAAGKLTVSFLKEAAIVKDAYIGLFGSSTSTNNALIDLRIQNSGFVIRNNEGVDITIPFTADKWTDIELTWDATNASATVAPMLTLTIDGTSVTTSPFASVSESLSDVATGVQTVIFKLGDDGSVSDDAAYYLDEFKLFSDIEGTTIQFEDNFEGYAEGDSLDDDNASSPYNSATAEAVVAKKAK
- a CDS encoding polysaccharide lyase family 7 protein is translated as MQIHKTFFTFVTLFSLFGIVSCGGSPSNNTVTTTVPKQVIDPVTTPTVIDDISCGVSYPLQISAINDVSTDAELPTLFDSNKTKVSNWQADTTDSKLLLTLSEPALLKQLIITWKNLDYVHLFNIYGSKDQKNWQLLNSKTQSEKNSLFPGVINLDQLNTETALYLRIDLAGNDVSQPSSILEIEAFGCQEDVSHNIELIDWYLSVPTDEDNNGKSDSIKETALVGGYADPRFFTLSKDGGVVFTTSVSGYRTSTNTNYVRSELREMLRRGDTSQQTQGVNKNNWVFSTAPQADQDNAGGIDGELNAELAVNNVTITGEAYQIGRVIIGQIHANDDEPARLYYRKLPGNSNGGIYLAHETLGGDDSYYDIIGSRTNTASNPVDGIPLDEKFSYSITVSGHTLTVKVVKADGKAFEQVVDMTTSGYDQGNQYMYFKAGVYNQNNSGDAHDFVRATFYRIDNSHSGYSN